In the Streptomyces formicae genome, one interval contains:
- a CDS encoding polysaccharide deacetylase family protein, producing the protein MSAVNMISPHKTTRSAKRLRRTASALAAGAALALAMTGCTKLDTTSPATVRKDAADAKAADQGTFGTVDCRKAKCVALTFDAGPSENTPRLLKILKEKKVPATFFTLGKNHIEKYPELVKQMDAEGHEVASHTWSHKILTKIDAKEARKELERPNEAIEKLIGKKPTLMRPPQGRTNDDINKLSKELGLAEILWSVTAKDYTTNDSKLIEKRVLDQTKRDGIILLHDIYKGTVPAVPGVIDGLKKRGFVFVTVPQLLAPGKAEPGKIYR; encoded by the coding sequence TTGCGTCGCACCGCGTCCGCCCTCGCCGCGGGGGCCGCCCTCGCCCTCGCGATGACCGGGTGCACCAAGCTCGACACCACGTCCCCCGCCACGGTCCGCAAGGACGCGGCGGACGCGAAGGCCGCGGACCAGGGCACGTTCGGCACGGTCGACTGCCGCAAGGCCAAGTGCGTGGCGCTGACCTTCGACGCGGGGCCCAGCGAGAACACGCCGAGGCTGCTGAAGATCCTCAAGGAGAAGAAGGTGCCCGCCACCTTCTTCACGCTCGGCAAGAACCACATAGAGAAGTACCCCGAGCTCGTGAAGCAGATGGACGCCGAGGGGCACGAGGTCGCGAGCCACACCTGGTCGCACAAGATCCTCACGAAGATCGACGCCAAGGAGGCGCGCAAGGAGCTCGAGCGCCCCAACGAGGCGATCGAGAAGCTCATCGGCAAGAAGCCGACGCTGATGCGCCCGCCGCAGGGCCGTACCAACGACGACATCAACAAGCTCTCCAAGGAGCTCGGTCTCGCGGAGATCCTGTGGTCGGTGACCGCCAAGGACTACACGACCAATGACTCCAAGCTGATCGAGAAGCGCGTCCTCGACCAGACCAAGCGGGACGGCATCATCCTGCTGCACGACATCTACAAGGGCACCGTCCCCGCCGTGCCCGGTGTCATCGACGGGCTGAAGAAGCGCGGCTTCGTCTTCGTGACCGTGCCGCAGCTGCTCGCGCCGGGCAAGGCCGAGCCGGGCAAGATCTACCGCTAG
- a CDS encoding XdhC family protein, with the protein MLDIADELNRWVGQGRDFAVATVVAVGGSAPRQPGAALAVDSEGTAIGSVSGGCVEGAVYELCRQALEDGETVLERFGYSDEDAFAVGLTCGGIIDILVTPVRADSATRTVFAAALAAASSGEAAAIARVTSGPAELVGRALLVRASGESSQESSLESTGESSGEYEGGLGGHPELDRTAAGEARAMLDAGQTGVVEIGADGSRCGQPLSLLVESSVPPPRMIVFGAIDFASALVRIGKFLGYHVTVCDARTVFATAVRFPDADEIVVDWPHRYLERTETDGRTVLCVLTHDAKFDVPLLRHALRLPVAYVGAMGSRRTHEDRNARLRDVGVTELELARLRSPIGLDLGARTPEETALSIASEIVANRRGGSGVSLTGAHTPIHPDGARRASGRIGSVA; encoded by the coding sequence ATGCTGGACATCGCCGACGAGCTGAACCGGTGGGTCGGGCAGGGACGTGACTTCGCCGTCGCCACCGTGGTGGCCGTCGGCGGGAGCGCGCCCCGGCAACCGGGTGCCGCGCTCGCCGTCGACAGCGAGGGCACGGCGATCGGCTCGGTCTCCGGCGGATGTGTGGAGGGCGCCGTCTACGAGCTGTGCCGACAGGCACTCGAAGACGGCGAGACCGTCCTCGAACGCTTCGGCTACAGCGACGAGGACGCCTTCGCCGTGGGTCTGACCTGCGGCGGAATCATCGACATCCTGGTCACCCCGGTCCGCGCGGACTCGGCGACCAGAACCGTGTTCGCGGCCGCTCTCGCCGCCGCCTCCTCGGGGGAGGCCGCGGCGATCGCCCGCGTCACGTCCGGGCCCGCGGAACTCGTGGGCCGCGCCCTTCTCGTACGCGCCTCCGGAGAGTCCTCGCAGGAGTCCTCGCTGGAGTCCACGGGAGAGTCCTCGGGGGAGTACGAGGGAGGGCTCGGCGGGCACCCCGAGCTGGACCGCACGGCGGCGGGGGAGGCCCGCGCCATGCTGGACGCGGGACAGACCGGCGTCGTCGAGATCGGCGCGGACGGCTCGCGCTGCGGTCAGCCGCTCTCGCTGCTCGTCGAGTCGAGCGTGCCGCCGCCGCGGATGATCGTGTTCGGTGCGATCGACTTCGCGTCGGCGTTGGTGCGGATCGGGAAGTTCCTCGGGTATCACGTCACGGTCTGCGACGCCAGGACCGTCTTCGCCACCGCCGTCCGCTTCCCCGACGCCGACGAGATCGTCGTGGACTGGCCGCACCGGTACCTGGAGCGGACGGAGACCGACGGCCGCACGGTGCTGTGCGTGCTGACGCACGACGCCAAGTTCGACGTGCCGTTGTTGCGGCACGCGCTGCGGCTGCCCGTCGCCTACGTCGGCGCGATGGGGTCGCGTCGTACGCACGAGGACCGCAACGCGCGGCTGCGGGACGTGGGCGTCACCGAGCTGGAGCTCGCGCGGCTGCGGTCGCCCATCGGGCTCGATCTCGGCGCGCGGACCCCTGAGGAGACGGCGCTGTCCATCGCCTCGGAGATCGTCGCGAATCGGCGGGGCGGGAGTGGGGTTTCGCTTACCGGGGCGCACACGCCCATCCATCCGGATGGAGCGCGGAGGGCTTCGGGGCGGATTGGGTCTGTGGCCTGA
- a CDS encoding cytochrome P450, with protein MDRQQQDSRDALMRDPYPLYARARAATGLTFVPEFDAWLVARDADVREVLRRPDDFSSAQVLRGDVRPSAEAFAVLGEGFGGRRDAVSADGAEHRRLRAPLIRGLSAARVAQVVPYARERAEELVDSFVGEGRVELMEAYARRLPGDVVGRLAGLDPADVPQVVHGGHQAERLLFPPMDEAGQVATSQDIVTMQQILDGYVCDRRAAPREDLCTELVAALAPGPADEPLTLEQRHELVAQLQNFLIAGHLTTTALIGTTVLHLLRHPDQWERLTAEPARIPAVIEEAARYDAPLQAFRRVTTRDVALAGTELPEGSEVLVAFGAAGRDAALHPSPDVFDIERRQGARHLAFGLGAHACVGAQLAREQLGITLELLTRRLPGLRLADDRPAVTMRPTLIHRAPEALHLTW; from the coding sequence GTGGACCGTCAACAGCAGGACAGCCGTGACGCGTTGATGCGCGATCCCTACCCGCTCTACGCCCGCGCCCGCGCCGCCACCGGACTCACCTTCGTCCCCGAGTTCGACGCCTGGCTGGTGGCCCGCGACGCCGATGTCAGGGAGGTCCTGCGCCGCCCCGACGACTTCTCGTCCGCCCAGGTGCTGCGCGGCGACGTGCGCCCGTCGGCCGAGGCGTTCGCCGTCCTCGGCGAGGGCTTCGGCGGCCGCCGCGACGCGGTGAGCGCGGACGGCGCCGAGCATCGGAGGCTGCGCGCGCCTCTGATCCGAGGGCTCTCGGCGGCGCGGGTCGCGCAGGTGGTGCCGTACGCGAGGGAGCGGGCCGAGGAGCTCGTCGACTCCTTCGTGGGGGAGGGGCGCGTCGAACTGATGGAGGCGTACGCCCGGCGGCTGCCCGGCGACGTCGTGGGGCGTCTCGCCGGGCTCGACCCCGCCGACGTACCGCAGGTCGTGCACGGCGGGCACCAGGCCGAGCGGCTGCTCTTCCCGCCGATGGACGAGGCCGGTCAAGTGGCCACCTCCCAGGACATCGTGACGATGCAACAGATCCTGGACGGCTATGTGTGCGACCGCAGGGCGGCCCCGCGCGAGGACCTGTGCACGGAGCTCGTCGCCGCACTCGCGCCAGGACCCGCCGACGAGCCCCTCACCCTCGAACAGCGCCACGAACTCGTCGCGCAGCTGCAGAACTTCCTGATCGCGGGGCACCTCACCACCACGGCCCTGATCGGCACCACGGTGCTCCACCTGCTGCGCCACCCGGACCAGTGGGAGCGGCTCACGGCGGAGCCCGCTCGGATCCCCGCGGTGATCGAGGAGGCGGCGCGCTACGACGCGCCCCTGCAAGCCTTCCGCCGCGTCACCACCCGGGACGTGGCCCTGGCGGGCACCGAACTGCCCGAGGGCAGCGAGGTGTTGGTGGCCTTCGGGGCGGCCGGACGGGACGCCGCCCTGCATCCGAGTCCCGACGTCTTCGACATCGAGCGGCGGCAGGGCGCCCGCCACCTCGCCTTCGGCCTCGGCGCACACGCCTGCGTGGGCGCCCAGCTCGCCCGCGAGCAGCTCGGGATCACCCTGGAGCTGCTGACCCGGCGCCTGCCTGGTCTCCGGCTCGCCGACGACCGCCCGGCCGTCACGATGCGGCCGACCCTGATCCACCGGGCTCCCGAGGCGCTGCACCTCACGTGGTGA
- a CDS encoding SRPBCC family protein, whose amino-acid sequence MAHFQFTRDVPLPPAETFSRLTAWERHADAVPLTRVRVRTPGPTRVGTLFTARSGLGPLGFDDVMEIVAWHPPLGTAPGRCRLEKRGTFVTGWAEIEVYPYDTGSRVIWREDLRVRALPALFDGALAAIATRMFTRAVTHLTTG is encoded by the coding sequence GTGGCTCACTTCCAGTTCACCAGGGACGTGCCCCTGCCCCCGGCCGAGACCTTCTCCCGGCTGACCGCGTGGGAGCGGCACGCCGACGCGGTCCCGCTGACCCGGGTGCGCGTCCGCACGCCGGGACCCACGCGCGTCGGCACGCTCTTCACCGCCCGCAGCGGGCTCGGCCCCCTCGGCTTCGACGACGTGATGGAGATCGTCGCGTGGCACCCACCCCTGGGCACCGCCCCGGGCCGCTGCCGCCTGGAGAAGCGGGGCACGTTCGTGACGGGCTGGGCGGAGATCGAGGTCTACCCGTACGACACGGGTTCCAGGGTGATCTGGCGCGAGGACCTACGGGTACGCGCGCTACCAGCCCTGTTCGACGGCGCCCTGGCCGCGATCGCGACGCGCATGTTCACCAGAGCGGTGACCCACCTGACGACGGGCTAA